In the genome of Kitasatospora cathayae, one region contains:
- a CDS encoding LbetaH domain-containing protein — protein sequence MHRLTDTPALHTELERIDYRTTPAYYFDAEQITDPVVLHLLSRCPTVFGIKKAITDLLAGNLDIPLPKATGAIEPGATVRGQVIVAPGAVIAEGAFVTGPVLVCPGAVIEAGARVRDNTVVGPDCRIGFGAEVARCLLTGGVFMKHTSFVGDSVLGLGVNIGAFVSTTGLRVTSGPVTEPATEEVCAHLDGRRIATGQTKFGAVIGDGVIVPAGTVLQPATLIGAHTLLYPKTQVGGFFPAGSQGR from the coding sequence ATGCACCGGTTGACCGACACGCCCGCGCTGCACACCGAACTGGAGCGCATCGACTACCGCACCACCCCCGCGTACTACTTCGACGCCGAGCAGATCACTGACCCGGTGGTGCTGCACCTGCTGAGCCGCTGCCCGACCGTGTTCGGCATCAAGAAGGCCATCACCGACCTGCTGGCCGGCAACCTGGACATCCCGCTGCCGAAGGCCACCGGGGCCATCGAGCCCGGCGCCACCGTTCGGGGCCAGGTGATCGTGGCGCCCGGGGCTGTCATCGCCGAAGGCGCGTTCGTCACCGGCCCGGTGCTGGTGTGCCCCGGCGCGGTGATCGAGGCCGGCGCCCGGGTCCGCGACAACACCGTCGTCGGCCCCGACTGCCGCATCGGCTTCGGCGCCGAGGTCGCCCGCTGCTTGCTGACCGGTGGCGTCTTCATGAAGCACACCAGTTTCGTCGGGGACTCCGTGCTCGGCCTCGGCGTCAACATCGGTGCGTTCGTGTCCACCACCGGCCTGCGGGTCACCTCCGGTCCGGTCACCGAACCGGCCACCGAAGAGGTCTGCGCCCACCTCGACGGCCGCCGCATCGCCACCGGCCAGACGAAGTTCGGCGCGGTGATCGGCGACGGCGTGATCGTTCCCGCCGGCACCGTGCTCCAGCCCGCCACCCTGATCGGCGCGCACACCCTGCTCTACCCGAAGACCCAGGTCGGGGGTTTCTTCCCGGCCGGAAGCCAGGGAAGGTGA
- a CDS encoding UDP-N-acetylglucosamine 1-carboxyvinyltransferase: MPTNDTATTTDQRAVRITGGRRLAGTATVQGSKNIALHLYAAAILADDPLTLAGAPEILDTLVVADILHRTGTRATVTGDEFATRPADSYFPVIPDDLGRRIRTTAVMGGALLARTGKVTFPTPGGDAFCARYIDRHLAAMEAAGAEVEVDRGRVRARFTGKRLPFITDAETRSWGPSLGATVTAMLLAARTPGTSAILNPSVEPEVTHTAALLSQAGVGIEWRGRKVLNVTGTDRIRGGVFTVPPDRLEAATLALAAAITGGTVHLDGFPPAAFPDGLVSVFADAGIQLDPLDGGTAICTPAGPRPVQMATGPHPGFPTDVQPQLTAFLTQAEGTSRINERIYTQRDTHLPALAAFGAAVNATGSVITVRGRSALTGADVAGEDIRAVTALVIAALAAEGTSTIRGMYHLRRGYGSLLPKLAALGADLTIDQE, encoded by the coding sequence ATGCCCACCAACGACACCGCCACGACGACCGACCAGCGGGCCGTACGGATCACGGGAGGCCGCCGCCTGGCCGGCACCGCCACCGTCCAGGGCAGCAAGAACATCGCCCTGCACCTGTACGCCGCCGCGATCCTCGCCGACGACCCGCTCACCCTGGCCGGCGCACCCGAGATCCTGGACACCCTGGTTGTCGCCGACATCCTGCACCGCACCGGAACCCGCGCCACTGTGACCGGTGACGAGTTCGCCACCCGCCCGGCCGACTCCTACTTCCCCGTCATCCCGGACGATCTCGGACGGCGCATCCGCACCACCGCGGTGATGGGCGGCGCTCTGCTGGCCCGCACCGGCAAGGTCACCTTCCCCACCCCTGGCGGGGACGCCTTCTGCGCCCGCTACATCGACCGGCACCTGGCCGCGATGGAAGCCGCAGGGGCCGAGGTCGAGGTGGACCGGGGCCGGGTGCGGGCCCGCTTCACCGGCAAACGGCTGCCGTTCATCACCGACGCCGAGACCCGCTCGTGGGGGCCGAGCCTGGGTGCGACGGTCACCGCGATGCTGCTGGCCGCCCGGACTCCGGGCACCTCCGCGATCCTCAACCCCAGTGTGGAACCCGAGGTCACCCACACCGCCGCCCTGCTCTCGCAGGCCGGCGTCGGCATCGAGTGGCGCGGCAGGAAGGTCCTGAACGTCACTGGTACCGACCGCATCCGGGGCGGGGTGTTCACCGTGCCGCCGGACCGGCTGGAGGCCGCCACCCTCGCGCTGGCCGCCGCCATCACCGGCGGCACCGTCCACCTGGATGGCTTCCCGCCGGCCGCGTTCCCGGACGGGCTGGTGTCGGTGTTCGCCGATGCCGGAATCCAGCTCGACCCGCTGGACGGCGGAACGGCCATCTGCACCCCGGCCGGGCCGCGGCCGGTGCAGATGGCCACCGGCCCGCACCCGGGCTTCCCGACCGACGTGCAGCCGCAGCTGACCGCCTTCCTCACCCAGGCCGAGGGCACGTCCCGCATCAACGAGCGGATCTACACCCAGCGCGACACTCACCTGCCCGCCCTGGCCGCGTTCGGCGCCGCCGTCAACGCGACCGGCTCGGTGATCACCGTCCGGGGCCGATCCGCCCTCACCGGCGCCGACGTGGCCGGGGAAGACATCCGGGCGGTGACCGCTCTCGTGATCGCCGCCCTGGCCGCCGAGGGCACCTCTACGATCCGAGGGATGTATCACCTGCGGCGCGGATACGGCAGCCTGCTGCCGAAGTTGGCCGCGCTCGGTGCCGACCTGACGATCGACCAGGAGTAG
- a CDS encoding serine hydrolase domain-containing protein: MTLTVPWKPNALADLRECLDLMTADGTVPGGVIAHGTFDTEPGYLASGVVAPECGDARPGPGTVYDVASLTKVLATWPLVGTSLMDGFTLDTPIRELLTGIPTEAPGGQVTVRQVLTHTSGLRADTRLDQYRHRAEPLADLICGEPLIADPGAGHRYINRGFILLGLALAHYRCQRLDELATELWQHLGMTSTTYGPVPRSAQVAPTEQRLSGGPRLWGMPHDDNAALLGGVAGHAGVFTTPADLATFATHLLTSHAADGPLGRWLAYSMRPQAEIEPGLDRGLAWILADEGRVAYHHGFTGTSLYLAPATGRYLAICTNAVYHHQDNRTRLAPLRTLALKAITDEP, translated from the coding sequence GTGACCCTCACCGTGCCGTGGAAGCCGAACGCGCTCGCCGACCTGCGCGAGTGCCTGGATCTGATGACCGCTGACGGCACCGTGCCTGGTGGTGTCATCGCCCACGGCACCTTCGACACCGAGCCCGGCTACCTGGCGTCCGGCGTCGTCGCCCCGGAGTGCGGCGACGCCCGGCCGGGGCCGGGCACGGTGTACGACGTGGCCTCGCTGACCAAGGTCCTGGCCACCTGGCCGCTGGTCGGCACCTCCCTCATGGATGGCTTCACCCTGGACACCCCGATCCGCGAACTGCTGACCGGCATCCCGACCGAGGCACCCGGAGGCCAGGTGACGGTTCGCCAGGTCCTGACCCACACCTCCGGCCTGCGGGCCGACACCCGCCTCGACCAGTACCGGCACCGCGCCGAGCCGCTGGCCGACCTGATCTGCGGAGAGCCGCTGATCGCCGACCCCGGAGCCGGTCACCGCTACATCAACCGCGGCTTCATCCTCCTCGGCCTGGCCCTGGCCCACTACCGCTGCCAGCGCCTGGACGAGCTCGCGACCGAGCTCTGGCAGCACCTCGGCATGACAAGCACGACCTACGGACCGGTGCCCCGCTCCGCTCAGGTCGCCCCGACCGAGCAGCGACTGTCCGGCGGGCCCCGGCTGTGGGGGATGCCGCACGACGACAACGCCGCCCTGCTCGGCGGAGTCGCCGGCCACGCCGGGGTGTTCACCACCCCGGCCGACCTCGCCACCTTCGCCACCCACCTGCTGACCTCACACGCCGCCGATGGGCCCCTGGGCCGCTGGCTCGCCTACAGCATGCGGCCGCAGGCCGAGATCGAGCCGGGCCTCGACCGTGGCCTGGCCTGGATCCTGGCGGACGAGGGCAGGGTCGCCTACCACCACGGCTTCACCGGGACCAGCCTCTACCTCGCCCCGGCCACCGGCCGCTACCTGGCCATCTGCACCAACGCCGTCTACCACCACCAGGACAACCGCACCCGCCTCGCCCCACTGCGGACCCTCGCCCTCAAGGCGATCACCGACGAACCCTAG
- a CDS encoding UDP-N-acetylmuramate dehydrogenase: MPSSTLASLTTLRLGGPASDVLQVADPDDWFELVRTIGDRQEDAPLTLGHGSNVIASDNGHEGTVAVMNTRGITVKRVDDDTMAATVQAGHPLADLVQWAAAEHLAGIECLAGIPGTVGAAPVQNAGAYGQQVSDTLDRLTAWDWDTGRLRTLPAQACRLRHRDSRFKNDPGRWTILTATFHLTRSPAAPITYQPLADELGVHVGARPPVAEVATAVLANRHRRGLLLDPHGPDARQAGSVFLNPPVTAAQAARWSAAGCPVHTDSDGQLRASAGWLLEHTGYRPGYKIADGIRCSERRTLTLTAHDGATAAGFAQALTALSAQVGTATGFTLHPEPVPVGTWQ; this comes from the coding sequence GTGCCCAGCAGCACGCTCGCGTCCCTCACCACCCTGCGGCTCGGCGGCCCGGCCAGCGACGTCCTGCAGGTCGCCGACCCCGACGACTGGTTCGAACTGGTCCGTACGATCGGCGACCGGCAGGAGGACGCACCCCTCACCCTCGGCCACGGCAGCAACGTCATCGCCTCCGACAACGGCCACGAGGGCACCGTCGCCGTGATGAACACCCGGGGCATCACCGTGAAGCGGGTGGACGACGACACGATGGCCGCGACCGTCCAGGCCGGCCACCCGCTCGCCGACCTCGTCCAGTGGGCCGCAGCCGAACACCTCGCCGGAATCGAGTGCCTGGCCGGCATACCCGGCACTGTCGGCGCCGCCCCCGTCCAGAACGCCGGAGCCTACGGCCAGCAGGTCTCCGACACCCTTGACCGCCTCACCGCCTGGGACTGGGACACGGGCCGCCTGCGGACCCTGCCCGCCCAGGCATGCCGCCTCCGCCACCGCGACAGCCGCTTCAAAAACGACCCCGGCCGCTGGACCATCCTCACCGCGACGTTCCACCTCACCCGCTCACCGGCTGCGCCGATCACGTACCAGCCGCTCGCCGACGAACTCGGCGTCCACGTCGGCGCCCGACCGCCCGTCGCCGAGGTGGCCACCGCCGTCCTCGCCAACCGTCACCGCCGTGGACTCCTCCTCGATCCCCACGGACCCGACGCCCGCCAGGCCGGATCGGTCTTCCTCAACCCACCCGTCACGGCCGCCCAGGCCGCCCGCTGGTCGGCTGCCGGCTGCCCGGTCCACACCGACAGCGACGGGCAGCTGCGGGCCAGCGCCGGCTGGCTGCTGGAGCACACCGGCTACCGCCCCGGCTACAAGATCGCAGACGGCATCCGTTGCTCGGAACGCCGCACCCTCACCCTCACCGCCCACGACGGAGCGACCGCAGCTGG